TACGATTCACGTCCGGAGCCCCACCCGTCGTCCCACATTGCGTGACACGCATCGGGGGGCGCATCGCGGGATGCGTGCAGCGTGACACACGGGAACTCCCCGATTTCCCGGGCGCGAATGCCTGTGCAAACTCCCGATTCGGCGGCGCATCGGGCAAATTATCAGGCTATGCCTGCCAAGACTGCTGCACGACCCGCCGCGCGAAGCGCGAAGCCCATCACCGTGACACCGCGCGCCGGATTCGACTGGCGCCGGATCGCGTACCATACGCTGGTCTCGCGCGCGCTCGACGATGTCGAAGAAACCACGAATCGCAATCGCACGAGTGTGCCGCGTGAACATCTGGTGCTCTACCAGTTCTCCGCGCGCGGTCATGACATGGCGCAGGTCATCCTCGGCTCGCTGCTGCAGGGGCCGCACGACGGCGCGGGTGCGTATTACCGCTCCCGTCCGCTGCTGCTGTCGCTGGGTCTGAGCATCGCCGATGCGTTCGGCAGCCCCCTCGGCCGTGCCGGGGGGTTCAGCGATGGCCGCGATATCGGCGTCGTCTGCAACCTGGCCAGCCCCGAGCGATGCACCGTGCTGCCGATGGCCGGTGACGTGGGTTCGCAGTACACCCCCGCGGCCGGCTGGGCGCAGAGCATCCTCTATCATCGCGACACGCTGAAGGATGGCTCGTACGCCACGAGCATGAGCGTCGCCCTCGGCGGTGATGCCTCGGTGGCGACCAGTGGATTCTGGGCCGCGCTCACCATGGCGACCACGCTCAGGTTGCCGATGTTGTTCTACATCGAGGACAACAACCTCGGCATCAGCGTGCGCGGTGACATGCAGACACCGGGCGCGGACATCGCGAAGAACCTCGCGTCCTTCGGCAATCTCTTCATCCGCAACGGCAGCGGCATCGATCCGCACGAAGCCGCAGGCCTGCTCGAGGAAGCCGTCAATCACATCCGGAGCGGCAAGGGGCCTGCCCTGGTGCGGCTCACCGTCCCCCGGCTGTCGAGTCATTCGGGTCCGGACAATCAGAAGGGTTACCGCACCGAGGACGAAATTGCGGTCGATGTGGGGCGGGACCCATTGCCACGACTGCGCGACTATCTCGTGCCCTCACTACTCAGCGAAAGCGAGTGGGCCGACCTGGAAGCCGAAGTGGCGCGCGATGTGCAAGCGGGCCTCGACGCGGCGCGAGCGCGTCCGATGCCGGATCCGGCCACCGTGGCGCTGCATGTGTACGCCGAACCGGCCTTCGACGGACAGGCCATGGGCGGACTCACGCCAGACGAGCGCGCGGCGCTGCCTGGAACGGAAACGCCATCGGACGACGGGGAACTGCTGCGCTTCGCCGAGGCGGTGCGTCGGACCCTGCGGCGGGAACTGGCCGTGAACCCCAAAGTGGTGGTGTTCGGCGAAGACGTGGGCCGGAAGGGCGGCGTGCACCTCGTCACCGAAGGGCTGCAGAAGCAATTCGGTGCCGAGCGTGTCTTCGACACCAGTCTGAGTGAGGAAGGCATCATCGGGCGGGCGGTCGGCATGGCGGTGAGCGGACTCATGCCGGTGGCCGAGATCCAGTTCCGCAAATACGCCGATCCGGCCACGGAGCAGCTCAACAACTGCGGCACGATGCGCTGGCGCACGGCCAACCAGTTCGCGGCGCCGATCGTGGTGCGCATGCCGGGCGGTTTTGGCAAGGATGTGGGCGACCCCTGGCATTCGCTGAGCGACGAAGTGCGGTTTGCGCACGCCTACGGCTGGCAGGTGGCAATTCCGTCCAATGCCGCCGACGCGGTAGGGTTGCTTCGCACCGCCATGCGCAGCCCCAACCCCACCATCTACTTCGAGCATCGTTCGCTGCTCATGACGGGCGACGGCAGCGCCCGGTACCCGGGGGACGACTACGTCATTCCATTCGGCAAGGCGCGCCTGGTGCAGGCCGGCACCGACCTCACGCTGGTCTCCTGGGGAGCCATGGTGCACCGCTGCGTGGAAGCGATGGCGGGGCTGGAGGGCCGGGTGGAACTGCTCGATCTCAGGACCATCGCGCCCTGGGACCGTGAGGCCGTGCTTTCCTCGGTCAGAAAGACCGGTCGGTGCCTGATCGTGCACGAAGACAATCTGTCGGCCGGGTTTGGCGCCGAGATCGCGGGCACGCTGGCGCAGGACGCGTTCTGGTTCCTGGATGCCCCTATCGAGCGCCTGGCTCCCCGGGATATCCCGGTCCCCTATCACCCGGACCTTCTGGCGGAGGTGGTTCCCACGCCGGAGCGCATCCGGGCCTCCATCGACGCTCTGCTGGTTGCCTGACGCCTTTCCGAACCCTATTGGGCACTCCGGGGTATGACCGCCACCCGGGCGGGCGATTTGTGAACGGCCTCACCCTTGGTGGGGCCGTTTTTGTGCCGGATGGGTGATGTTGGGCACAATATGTCTCTCAGGTGATATATCGCACAGAAAGGCGTGGGCTTACTTTTGTCCCAGTCCATTCGTCCGGTTCGTACCTGACGGAGGGACACGGGTAGTGTCTGGACCCGTCATAATCTGCTCATAACCAGAGGTTTCCATGAAGACAAAGCTGGTCGGAATCTCGCTGCTGGCCGCTATTGCAGCGGTACCGACGGCCCATGCTCAGGGCCTTGGCGAACGTATTGAAGTCGGCGTGTTCGGGCAGTACACCAAGCTCGACGCGGACCTGCGGATGAAGCGGGACGTCTTCGGCGGCGGTGGCCGCATCGGGATGTCCATTTACAAGTGGCTTGGTGTCGAGGGCGACATCAACCTCGGCAAGACCGAAGCCACCCGCAATCCATTCGAGAAGATCACCTATCGGCCGTTCCGGGCCCTGGGTACGCTGACGGTTCCCGTCACGTCGTCCAAGAAGACGTCGCTCATCCTTGGCGTTGGCTATCTGAACTCGGTGTTCGCGAATCGGGCCACGGCCAACGAATACGAAGACGGCTTCGCGACCCAGCTCGGCGTCAAGATCTGCGGCAGCGGCAAGTGGGGCACCCGGATCGACGGGCTGTGGGACTTCAACCCGTCGCCCAACGAACAGCCGCTCGATGGCACGTCCAGCAACGGTTCCCTGCGTGTCGGTGTGACGTACGCGCTGCGTGGTGCCTGCGCCGGAGAGGGTGAGACGTTCGATTGGGCACTGCGTATCGACCCGGCGAGCGCCACGGTGAACCGCGGCACGGACCGTCAGTTCGCGCTCAGCGCGGCGGACGCGAAGAGCCGTCCGATCGAGCTCCGCAACGTGCAGAACCTCACCTGCTCGTCGAGCGATGCCTCGGTCGCCACGGTGGACAACACCGGCAAGGTGACGGCGGTGAAGGCCGGTACGGCCACGATCACCTGCCGCGGCACGGTGAAGAAGCTGGATCGGACCGCGTCGTCGACCGTGACGGTGCCGGCGCCGGATTGGAACCTGACGCTGTCGCCGAGCAGTGGCTCGACGGATGTGGGCAAGACGCTGTCGTTCACGTCGCGTGCGGTGGATGCGGACAACGCCGATCTGGGCGCGGTGACGTGGTCGTCGGCCAACCCGTCGATCGCCTCGGTGAACAACGGCACGGTGACGTGCAACGCGGCCGGCACGACGACCATCACGGTCTCGAAGACGGCCTACGGCACGACGAAGACGCAGCAGGCGACGGTGGAGTGCAAGGCTCTGCCCGCGGCCCGCGTGGCGTTCGACACGACGCTGTTCAGCTTCGATAAGGCGGTGGTGCTGAAGGCGGGCAACGACACGCTCAAGGTCATCGTCGACGTGATGAAGCGGAACCCGAACATCCGCATCTCGATCGAAGGCCACACCGACTGGTACGGCTCGGAGTCGTACAACAACAAGCTGGCCAAGTCGCGTGCGGAAGCGGTGTACAACCAGCTGATGAAGGTGGCCGGTGCCGACGCCGCGTCCCTCCGCGGTCGTGTGGTGTGGTCGAGCTTCGGCGAGCAGTGCATCCTGGTGCGCAACGGCGATACGGAGCAGGAACCGCCGCCGGCGCGTCGTCCGCGGGTGTCGGCCGCGAACCGTCAGGCGCAGGCGGCCAACCGCCGCGTCGAGATCTGGCAGTTGCTCGATGGACAGGGCGCCCCGACGAGCTGCCGCTCGGAAGGTGAGCGCGCGGGCCGTCGGAGCTTCGGGGATCTGAAGTAAGCGATCCTGCTGACAGAACCGGCCCCGGAGCGTTGCTCCGGGGCCGGTTTTGTTTTGGGGCGGATGCGGGTCGTGTCACACAAGCGGTGGCGGTGCTTGAACTCGCCAGGGATTTATTGCTTGCGCGCGCAGGTGCGTAGTGCGGTCCTGTTGGATGAGTGCGTGCCGCGCACACACGGGCGGCTCCCGTATTGATCGGGGAGAAGGCTATCCCGATCACAATGGATCACAACGTCACGCAATGAACCGGAGGTACCGATTCATGTTCGGAATCAGGTACTGCAATCCCCCGCCACTCGCCAGGACCTTTCGATCGATGATGGACCACATGTCGGCCGCAGGCCCGCAGGTCGACTCCAGTACCTCCCCTTCGGGAACCGTGACCAGGACCTCGTATCGATACAGTGTCTTGGGCAGGACTTTCGGAGACGTCCGCAGGTTTCCCGAGGAGGAAACGCCCAGTCGCTCCATGGGAATTCCGGCCCTGGTGAAGTACGAGGCCCGGTACGGTGAAACCCGCGGGTCCTTGAAACCCACGAGCTGCGTTCCCACCGGCAGAGACGGAACACTGACAGGTCGGGAGAAATCGATGCACCGTATCTCACTCAGGATCCGGTCCGGACGCGTTGGATAGTGCTGCTGCAGAAACGTGCGTGCCGTTCGGACACGACCCTGGACTTCCTGCGATTTGTGGGCCCACTGGGCAAGCCAAGTGTTCAAGTCCATCGCCTCTTCCCTCTGATGACCAGCGTACCGGAAACATGAAGGACCGCCGGAACGATCTCGTTGACAAGTAGGCGACGGGCGTGAGTGCCTGCAAGGCGACGAACGGCGGATGCCAACAGGCAGAGGCCCGGAAAGCGCGGTAAGTTCGGGCACTCCCGCCCCCCTTTCGCCCCCGTTCGAACGATGATCTCCCCCACGGCCCCGGCTTCACCCGCCACGAGCAGCGACCCGCTGCTCGAACGACTGCGCCTGTCGACAGCGGGTACGTACGACATCGCCGGCGAACTCGGACGGGGAGGCATGGCGGTGGTGTATCTCGCGCACGATCTCAAGCTGGATCGGCGTGTGGCCATCAAGGTGATGGATCCGCGGTTGAGTCTCACACCGGGTATGTCCGATCGTTTCCTGCTCGAGGCACGCATCGCGGCGCGGCTGCAGCACCCGAACATCATCGTCGTGCACGACATCCAGCAGGATCACGAGCTCTCGTATTTCGTGATGAGCTTCGTGGAAGGCATGGCCGCCGATCACCTGTGTCAGCAGGCCACGCCTGTGGCCATCGACGATGTCCGGTGGATCGTGGCCGGTGCCGCGCGCGCACTGGCCCACGCGCACGCCGAAGGCATCGTCCATCGCGACATCAAGCCGGCCAACATTCTGGTGAATGTGAAGGGCGATGTGATCCTGACCGACTTCGGGATCGCCAAGGCCCTCGGCGGCACATCGCTCACGCAAACGGGCACGCAGGTAGGCACCCCGTCGTACATGAGCCCCGAGCAGTTCACCGAGAAACCGGTGGGGCCGCCGTCGGATCAGTACTCGCTCGGCGTGACGGCGTATGTGCTACTCACGGGCAGATTGCCGTTCAGCGGAGAGTTGTACCAGCTCATTCTCGCACACAGCAACCAGGTCCCAACGCCTGTGCGCGAACTCCGCCCCGATTGTCCGGCGTTTCTTGCCGATGCCGTCATGCGCATGCTGGAGAAGGAACCGGCGCAGCGTTGGCCGTCGCTGCACGATCTGGCTGACGCAGTGTCGGAGTCGCTGCCGGCCAACGGCGGACGCGCCCTGGCGGCTGCGGCGCGTCTGGTGCAACAACAGCGTGCACAGGAAGTCCCCGCACTGATGGCACTCACGCCGGTGAGCCCGGTGCCGGCAGGGCGCTCGCCCTCCACTCCGCCGCCGTCAACGCCGGTGCCCGCCCCTCCGCCGGCACCGGTGATCGCGGCGCTACGACTGGACGCCAACAGTTTCGATGCGGAAGTCGGGGCCTCGTTCACGCTGCCGTTGCACGCGTTCGACGCGAATGGTGCGCCCGTGTCCACCACCGGACTGGACGTGCTGCTCGATCGGCCTGACGCCATCGCGGTGGATGTCGGATCGTGGCTGGTGGAGCCGCGACTGCCTGGTGACACCAGACTGATCGTGGCACCGCGTCATGCCTTCGCGTCAGGCGGAACGCCAGCCATTCGTGCGAGTTGTGTCATTCGTGTTCGCGCGGCGTCGACGGTGGCCGCGCCCGAGGCAGCAACGCCTGTTACGCCCCAGGCGGCGCCCCAGGCAGCAACGCCGGTTGCGCCACCCTCACCACGAAGGACAAAGCCCGTCATGCTGATCGCCGGCGGACTGGCGGCGGCAGCACTGGCATTCATCGTATACCGCCAGAGCGCCGGCACACCGGACGCCGCAGGCACCAGCGCCGCGACGGAAACCACGGTGGCCCAGCCCACCACATCATTGCCCACCACTCCAGCGACAGACACCCCGGACAGCACGGTGGTGATGTCATCGATCGATGCATCGCGCGCCGGCACCACCGCAGCCGATACCCCATCGGCTCCGCCCTCAGCGCGCGCCATGGCATCCGGGACGCCGTCGAATCGCCCGGCGCCATCCGTATCGGCGCCCAACACACAGAAGGGTGGTGCGTCGCCCGGTGCCGATCGGTCCACCAGAAGTGCTTCGCGAACGGCTGTTCCGACCGAA
The nucleotide sequence above comes from Gemmatimonas aurantiaca. Encoded proteins:
- a CDS encoding transketolase C-terminal domain-containing protein, whose product is MPAKTAARPAARSAKPITVTPRAGFDWRRIAYHTLVSRALDDVEETTNRNRTSVPREHLVLYQFSARGHDMAQVILGSLLQGPHDGAGAYYRSRPLLLSLGLSIADAFGSPLGRAGGFSDGRDIGVVCNLASPERCTVLPMAGDVGSQYTPAAGWAQSILYHRDTLKDGSYATSMSVALGGDASVATSGFWAALTMATTLRLPMLFYIEDNNLGISVRGDMQTPGADIAKNLASFGNLFIRNGSGIDPHEAAGLLEEAVNHIRSGKGPALVRLTVPRLSSHSGPDNQKGYRTEDEIAVDVGRDPLPRLRDYLVPSLLSESEWADLEAEVARDVQAGLDAARARPMPDPATVALHVYAEPAFDGQAMGGLTPDERAALPGTETPSDDGELLRFAEAVRRTLRRELAVNPKVVVFGEDVGRKGGVHLVTEGLQKQFGAERVFDTSLSEEGIIGRAVGMAVSGLMPVAEIQFRKYADPATEQLNNCGTMRWRTANQFAAPIVVRMPGGFGKDVGDPWHSLSDEVRFAHAYGWQVAIPSNAADAVGLLRTAMRSPNPTIYFEHRSLLMTGDGSARYPGDDYVIPFGKARLVQAGTDLTLVSWGAMVHRCVEAMAGLEGRVELLDLRTIAPWDREAVLSSVRKTGRCLIVHEDNLSAGFGAEIAGTLAQDAFWFLDAPIERLAPRDIPVPYHPDLLAEVVPTPERIRASIDALLVA
- a CDS encoding polymorphic toxin type 46 domain-containing protein, with the protein product MDLNTWLAQWAHKSQEVQGRVRTARTFLQQHYPTRPDRILSEIRCIDFSRPVSVPSLPVGTQLVGFKDPRVSPYRASYFTRAGIPMERLGVSSSGNLRTSPKVLPKTLYRYEVLVTVPEGEVLESTCGPAADMWSIIDRKVLASGGGLQYLIPNMNRYLRFIA
- a CDS encoding Ig-like domain-containing protein; its protein translation is MKTKLVGISLLAAIAAVPTAHAQGLGERIEVGVFGQYTKLDADLRMKRDVFGGGGRIGMSIYKWLGVEGDINLGKTEATRNPFEKITYRPFRALGTLTVPVTSSKKTSLILGVGYLNSVFANRATANEYEDGFATQLGVKICGSGKWGTRIDGLWDFNPSPNEQPLDGTSSNGSLRVGVTYALRGACAGEGETFDWALRIDPASATVNRGTDRQFALSAADAKSRPIELRNVQNLTCSSSDASVATVDNTGKVTAVKAGTATITCRGTVKKLDRTASSTVTVPAPDWNLTLSPSSGSTDVGKTLSFTSRAVDADNADLGAVTWSSANPSIASVNNGTVTCNAAGTTTITVSKTAYGTTKTQQATVECKALPAARVAFDTTLFSFDKAVVLKAGNDTLKVIVDVMKRNPNIRISIEGHTDWYGSESYNNKLAKSRAEAVYNQLMKVAGADAASLRGRVVWSSFGEQCILVRNGDTEQEPPPARRPRVSAANRQAQAANRRVEIWQLLDGQGAPTSCRSEGERAGRRSFGDLK
- a CDS encoding protein kinase, which translates into the protein MISPTAPASPATSSDPLLERLRLSTAGTYDIAGELGRGGMAVVYLAHDLKLDRRVAIKVMDPRLSLTPGMSDRFLLEARIAARLQHPNIIVVHDIQQDHELSYFVMSFVEGMAADHLCQQATPVAIDDVRWIVAGAARALAHAHAEGIVHRDIKPANILVNVKGDVILTDFGIAKALGGTSLTQTGTQVGTPSYMSPEQFTEKPVGPPSDQYSLGVTAYVLLTGRLPFSGELYQLILAHSNQVPTPVRELRPDCPAFLADAVMRMLEKEPAQRWPSLHDLADAVSESLPANGGRALAAAARLVQQQRAQEVPALMALTPVSPVPAGRSPSTPPPSTPVPAPPPAPVIAALRLDANSFDAEVGASFTLPLHAFDANGAPVSTTGLDVLLDRPDAIAVDVGSWLVEPRLPGDTRLIVAPRHAFASGGTPAIRASCVIRVRAASTVAAPEAATPVTPQAAPQAATPVAPPSPRRTKPVMLIAGGLAAAALAFIVYRQSAGTPDAAGTSAATETTVAQPTTSLPTTPATDTPDSTVVMSSIDASRAGTTAADTPSAPPSARAMASGTPSNRPAPSVSAPNTQKGGASPGADRSTRSASRTAVPTESQNSPGARIEPDAATARASAYAEPEVARSAPTAPPPTPSEPTTANTTPPVGEAPRLPSAAEMRQAASDLFNALRATKGASVREIANFFRDGDDHRMAMVGTVKIMEGRTTSRAQFELQVSKRDFSGRQAVGIALVTFFAERRDGQVVPALESVGPISRVR